Part of the Marasmius oreades isolate 03SP1 chromosome 5, whole genome shotgun sequence genome is shown below.
GTCCAAGACCTCCTTTAGAAATGGATTTTTAGTGGATGCGAGTAGATTCATGTGTTCATCCGGCACTGTATCCCGGTTCTTCTCCAGGAAACCCTCAACTTCGTACGTCACATCGAGGGCATAGTGGGAGATGGTGAAGGCAGAACTTCCAAATCTAGGTTTCTTGAAAACGTTTTTGTGCTCGGGTTTGGCGAGCTGCGTATTGAGTTTTTGCAGGAAATTTTGGTCGGTTCCAGACGGCATGCGGGATTCTTCATCGAGGAGTGCCAGAACGCCGAGTTTTCCTTCAATCACATCTATGCATGGTTGATTATCCGAAAACTCTATGAATGTCCAATTGATCTCTTCCTTCATGTATTCCTCTTGCTCTAATTTGAACACATGTGAGTTGAACTATTAACTTCATCAGCCACTCTAGATATCTGGAAAAAATGGAAAGAGGCTACTTCTTGCTGCAACTTCTCGTTGGCATAGTTGATGCTAAATTGCTCAAAAGAGTTCTGCAATCCCTGTGAGTAAAGACAAGGCCGATAGTACATCGGAAACATACCTTCTGGAAATGTTCGAAACCGTAGATATCGAGGACTCCGATGAACATTTCAGCACGATCGGCAGCATCCCCATTTTCGCCCGCCAAACTCTCGTTGACTATTGCCACCAGCCACTCGAATAGACAAGCATACACGAATTTAGCCACGCTATCACGAACAACTGTCGCTTGGGCCCCATTTAACGAAGTCACAATCTTTTCAGATCGCGTGATGATCTGCTTCTTGATTGTCCATCTCTTGAATTCCGCGAGGTTGACACCTAGAAACCTAGTGGCAAGTTGCAATGCAGCATCGTTATCGTCAATCGACGAGTCGCTCCGCAAGGACACGATCTTGATATTCCCAAGATGTAAGAGGGAAGTTAATAACCGGAACACGGCCCACTGCTTTTCAACACTGATCCCAACTGTCGATAGTGCCTGTTGCGTTGCTCTAAACTCTTCTGCATCATCTACGCCTGCAATCGGTGTCGAATGCGGTCCTCCCTGTTTCAAATAGTGGAACTTTGTGATGTCCGTGTCCAAACCAAGATCTTTTCGCTCCTTCAATGGAGCACCTGCGCAAAGTTGGTAAAAGATGTGATAGTTCCTTTCCGTGGGGGGTTGGAAGACGATCCTTGACCGTTCCAGAAGGTAGGTCCGTATTCGGGCCCCGACGATTTCTTGTTTCCCGTCAAAGAGAATCTGACAACAGATGAGATGCAGTTTCGTGATTCCGATTTACTGCACTGACTTGTATGTATTTCCCGAAACGCGATGAGTTGTCATTTCGGGTTGTCTTGGCATTCCCGAACGCTTCAAGGATGGGATTCGTGGCAAGTATTTGTCTTTCGATTTCAGTAGAGTCGTCAAGAGAGAGCTTGAACTTTGTCTTCGATGTCGTCGAATCTGGGGGGTTGACCGACGCAAGATACCGCATTATGTATTTTGCCTGCGCCTCATTAGGGGGGCCGTAAGGGGTAGATATACGAAGGTTGGACGTACAGACTCCGTTTTGCCTGCACCACTAAACTGAGAGTCAGACATAATCAAAGAAAAAGCTATCAATCCAACCTTTCTCCAGAAACAATGATAGTTTGCCCCATACCCTCCTTTCTCATAGCTGTGTACGCGTCCTCCGCAATAGCAAATAGATGAGGTTCCAGCTCCCCTCGTTTTCGGCCATTGTAAGCTTGTAGAATCTCGGGTCCGTATAGAGCAACGCGTTGGAAAGGATTGACGGCAATGAGTACGATCCCGCTGTAGGTGTATATGCTGTGTTGAGCATATCGATTTCGTATTGTATGAAGCACTGGAAAGAAGTCGAATAAGACAGTTCGAATGTAAGCGAACTTCGACTCACCAGAAGGTTCGTTGAGGTGTGAAAGGGTCGCCAAATCATCGGCAGTCTCCAGTAGTGGAGGATTCCGCAAAGGTGGTAAGCCTTCCCTTCCATCTTTGATTTGTTTCCCAGTCGTATCTATCGTAATTTCCTGCGATATTAAGTTGAGAAAATGTCTgaaaaataataatgaacGGCGCACCTTTCCACGCTCGTCAACGAAGGCGAGCTTAATCGTATCATTTGCGCCCTTGGTGACGGAGGTGACCTCTCCAGATATCCACGCCTGGTCCTTATCTTCAAACCAGACACGAGTACCTTTGGAGTAAATGTTCTCCGCCATGGGAGGGAAGCGGAGCGGAGAGAAGGCGGATAACTGACTGTAAGGAAGGGGAGAATTTGTATGCTGCTGTGTGGCAGCCTCCTCAAACCGTCGCGATCACTGGAATGGCTTCAATGACTTCCTCTTCCACGAATTCCGcccttcaaaatccaagaaTTTTAACGTCTCTACCACAAATTTTATCTTCCATTTCAGCTCATCAATCTGAGGAAGTCGAGCTCTCAAATTCGCTTTCCGACCTTTTATCCGCTCAACAACCTATCGCTGACGCACTTGATCGACTCCACGGCCTTGTTCCACACCTACAATTGCTGTCGAAGGATGCCATtgctctgtccaacaaggtCTCATCCACCGCAAGAACCGCTAATCGCATCGGTGGTCGGGTACAGTTACTAGACGAGGAAATGAGACGAATAAGGGAAGCCTCAGACCGTGTAGGACAAGTCATAGACCTCAAGGTAAGTCTAATGCTGGTGTTATGGTTCTGTCAGTCACAAAAACGTTCAGGCATCTCTGGTCGAGCTGAAAATAGCAATGGAAAACCGAGACTGGGAGACCGCGACTCGTCACTGTGCACGGGCAATGTCTGTATCGCCCCAAATCATCTCAGGTGCATTTGCCCAAGTCGCAGTGGTGAGTCTTGTGAATTCACCGTTTTCAAATTGCTTATCATAACAAGACAGCCTACCTCCGATAGCCATTTACCGCCAGCCCAGACACTTGGAGCCGCCCGTGAGGAACTCCTCAAAATTTTTCTTCGCAACTTCGAGCAAGCATCCCAAGCAAAAGACGCGACTGCGACCAGCCGATTTTTTAAGCTGTTTCCCGCAATCGGTTGGGAGAGAGAAGGTTTGGAGGTATACGCGTCGTTCGTCGTAGACTTGGTTCGAGTAAGGTCACCTGTGGCTACAAAATGTCAGTCACACTGCACGTACTTGAATATCACTCACAGCCTTCTAGCCTCATCTCCATTGTACTTTATCGCTGCCCTGACCGCTCTTTTCGAGAGTGTGGCAATGATTATTGATCAACATACGCCTGTCGTCGAGAAATACTACGGAGAGGGTAAGATGAAGCAAGTAATAGAACGACTGCTGCAGGAATGTGATAGAGTGATTAGCGGGATTATAGAAAgatgggaggaggagagaacAATCAGCCGAAAAGTGCCATCCTTCCTTTGTGTCGAACTTCGGACACTGAAACACTTGTGTTATAAGCTTTCCGATGTACAAAGTGTCCAAACTTCATCCCCGACCAACCGCAGGCAGACTTCAAACATTTCCACTGAGGACGATGTGTTAGATCCAAGAGAAATAGACAAGCTATTAGTGGAAATGTCTGGCATTGTTGGGCGCTGGAGTCTGTTCAAGATTTATTTGTTTGACAGTGTTAGAGAGGCGATTTCTTTGGCTTGTGAAGAGTCCTACTAATATCCAACAGGACCTGGAATCGAGTCAAGATAGAGAGCCTTCCAATGAAGCTTCTCGTCATGCCTCCCTCGTAGAGTCCACTCCGTCTCAGGTGCGATTCGAGCATCTGTTGACGACATGCTATATTCCGATGGAAGTTTGGTACATCCGGACAATCATTGACAAGGTGCATTGAAATATATACAATAATGCTTAAATTGATCGTCCCTTCAGGCTCATCGGATGTCAAGCCTCGATTCAACGCAAGCTGTGGTCATAACGACGACCCCGGACGACGTGTTCTACGTGCTCAAAGTTGTGATTGCCAGACTTTATTCGACTGGCTCGTTAACGACCGTCCAGCGGCTGATGCAGAAGCTACGGgaggttttggaagaagaCTACATCAACGTTTTGAAAAAGAAACTGCAAGACGTATACCGCAATGCGCCGGTGGGTCAAAGCACAAACCAAAAGTCCGAACGAGAAAACCGGCACGCCTATATAGTAAGTCTCAATTAACACGGCttccttattcctaacttctGTGTCGATCAGGTAATTCTGAACGATCTCGATGTGTCATCGTCACATTTGGATCGTCTCTGTAAAGATTTAACGACAACAGGTCCAATAAACCAATTCTTTATGTTTTCGCAGCAGTCCACCGCGAAAGAACAACTTGCCACGTTCTCTACTCTAACAACGAAGTTCCGGTCGACCACTCGGGTCTGTACACTTCTATTATTTATTGGACTCCCATTCACCACGCATCTAGGTGGGCGTAGAACAGCTGTTCAACCAACTGGTTCGGCCGAAATTGAAAACATTTATCAATGAAGTTTACAAGGATGTATCGTATGTCTTGGATGATGACGGATACTCAAATGCGGAGTATCACGACTTGGTCCGAAAACGTTTCGTGAAGAGATGGGAACAGTTAACTGAGGGATATAGGGTAAGTACATCTCTGTTTCCAGGTTCTCATTACAATGCTACATATTTAGGACATGCTCTCGGAGAGTAATTTTCGGATCTTCTTTGTGCTCCTATTGGACGTCGTTCTTCGGCCTTGGGAAAAGTTCATGTTGGGCTTCAAGTTCACCGAGGTACGGACAACGCTGGTGATTTGGAGCCTATGTTCAGCGTTTTATAGCTTGGGGCGATTCGCTTCGATCGTGATTTACGTGCGATAATAACCTATCTTTCTCCTCATAATGTTTTTGGGGATGCACGCGAAAAATTTGTTCGCCTACAGCAAATGTCGACGCTGTTAAACTTGGATAACGTAAGTCGTACTCTTTGGATAAATGTCTCTAAGCCTTCACCCACGAAATTTTAGGAAGAAGACGTGGACGAATTTTACAACGGGTCGGGTATTTCTTGGAAGTTGACTGCACAGGAAGCTCGGACCATCTCGGCCCTAAAAATTTGAATGTCCTAAATATCATATCGATGAGTTGATATCTTACAATCCCATAATGCTATATCTCGGAAAAATTCTATCCTCGCCGTAAAGCGTCCAGACGTGCCTGCAAAGCATCTTCATCGGATAGTGCAGCCCCCCCACCGCCACCCGCCGAAGGGTCTCCTCCATTCTTCTCATCACCCCTTGAGGTTCCGCTAGTTTCACCCAAACCCAGCGCAACTGGTTGTCGACTCGCTGTCATTGGTGATGCTAACGCCGTCCCGGTCGGTGCGTCAGTCAACTGGTGAGTGGTTGTCATGAGTATAAAGAATGTGATACAACGATAGTCAATGGCACCTGTTGTGATAAATCAACCCCAATCTCATCCAAGACCTGTTTCAGTATTTTGtctccctcctcttcctcgtcatctTCTGCTTCGTTCATCACATCATCCACAGCATCCGACATCATCTCCTCTTTCATATCCATCATTGAACTCTCCTTCTCAAATTCGTTCATTATCCTCTGAATAGCAGGCAGATTCAGACCCCGGTTCATTGAAGCCATTGCCTACTCATTCCGCAGTCAGGTTGATGACCAGATGATGTTGGTGAACACACCCTTGTTGCCCCTCTCATCGCATCAGCCATCTGCTGATTACTGCGTAATGTCTGTATCCTGAGACcgacagcttgaagctgcGTACGCATTTGATAGAACTTCTGAATGTAGCGTCTTGTTCTGACGAGATCTTTAGCCATGACTTTGCAAGCATTCTAACGAATGAGGATTATTGTTATGGTTTCCGGGAAGTACAGTCGTAGTACCATTTGCCCGGATTTTGCACTTTTCTTGATATCCATGATTAGTTTCTTCTCGCTTTGTTCTAGCTTCGTTCGCTCTCGATCAAGTTCCCGTTGAGCTTTGGCGAGGGAACGTTGGTGTTGGCGAAGCCTTTCAGCTGGGGTCACAGTACGACCGAACAATGTTTCCTGCAGAACTTTAGAGAAATTCATCCGAAAGGGATAAGAAAACCACCTACTATGATGTTCATGTTAAGTACCAGTGGGAGTAAGGAGTTGAGGAAACGCAGTGGCGCACCGTAACTGTAACGCGCGCAGCTCTTGTCTCTCACCTCCATGTCACCAACGCTCGATATCGGACGTCAGTGCGCTGTTTGTCCTCAGGTTGACTTCTTACCCATACGTTGTGACTGCGAGAAATATTTCTGTAAGGACCATATAACCCCCGACGCCCACGCCTGTCCAGCCATTGCGCACAAAGCCCAGGTTGACTTTGACGCAAAGTTGCAACGGTGCCATCTGGAGCTGTGTAAAAAGCCCAGCCTCAAACTTTCCTCCGATTCTTCTGTATGTTGCCCGCATTGTGCACAAAACTTTTGTGTAGAGTATGTGTCTGAACTTTTGATTGAATGAACTCTTACTTTTACTTCAAGACACCGGCATCCGAGTACTCACAATTGTACAGTCCTCCCTCCTGTTCTACCAAAGAACGAAGCTGCTCGTACACTTCTCGCGAAACACTTCCCTTCGACTTCTTCACAAAAGTCGAGAACATCGCCCAGTCTTAACAATCCAACCAAAGCCAACGATGCGAAGTCGGCTCAGCTTCGGAAGCTCAACGCAATGAAAATGCGGCACAAAGCCATCCCAGTTGATCCACAGGAGAAAGCCACTGTTCCCGTAGAACAACGTCGCTTCGTAAAAGCAAAACTCGAGGAGGCCGGTGAGGAGAAGGTGTTTTGGACACGGAAGGTATATCGCTTGAATGTCTGATGCATATCACACTTTAAGCTTCATTTCAGACGATTTCTATCGGGAGGTTCTTCGATTTACTAGCCGCCAGACTAGCGGTTCCCGTGTCTCGATTGAACGTTCGTTATTTCTGATGTGTACGAAGCTCGACATTTAATGTCGTGGATTTAGCA
Proteins encoded:
- a CDS encoding uncharacterized protein (BUSCO:EOG09264T0J), with protein sequence MNIIETLFGRTVTPAERLRQHQRSLAKAQRELDRERTKLEQSEKKLIMDIKKSAKSGQMNACKVMAKDLVRTRRYIQKFYQMRTQLQAVGLRIQTLRSNQQMADAMRGATRAMASMNRGLNLPAIQRIMNEFEKESSMMDMKEEMMSDAVDDVMNEAEDDEEEEGDKILKQVLDEIGVDLSQQLTDAPTGTALASPMTASRQPVALGLGETSGTSRGDEKNGGDPSAGGGGGAALSDEDALQARLDALRRG